One stretch of Punica granatum isolate Tunisia-2019 chromosome 5, ASM765513v2, whole genome shotgun sequence DNA includes these proteins:
- the LOC116209528 gene encoding uncharacterized protein LOC116209528 has product MGLLLRSLAMHVILLLCCLFGPLLNLGVAQSTTSLSIGPARALDMLLQDYAYRAFVRPRTGIPYDGTVPSNLTGISISAMRLRSGSLKTRGVQRYNEFEIPTGVTEEPYVERLVLVYQNLGNWSMTYYALPGYTYLTPVLGLLAYDAANLSATNLSELNIRATGNPILIHFADADSPPAGSSPKCVWISLNGSVNFSSPISGSICSTVEQGHFSIVVESIAPSPAPVSPAPVSPAPIPTGGGGEGPPEAGPPSRGNGNGNRTKVWIIVGSVVGGLALFALLGFLVLWAQKFEQRKKMQQMERAADVGEALRMASVGPTKAPSAMVTRTQPVLETEYVP; this is encoded by the coding sequence ATGGGGCTTCTCCTTCGAAGTCTCGCGATGCATGTCATTCTTCTGTTGTGCTGCTTGTTTGGTCCCTTGCTGAATCTCGGCGTGGCGCAGTCTACTACCAGCCTGTCGATCGGACCTGCCCGGGCCCTTGATATGCTCCTTCAAGACTATGCTTACAGAGCATTTGTTCGCCCGAGGACGGGCATTCCGTACGATGGGACTGTGCCCTCGAATTTGACAGGGATTAGCATCTCTGCGATGAGGCTTCGGTCGGGGAGCCTCAAAACTCGGGGTGTTCAGAGATACAATGAGTTTGAGATACCCACTGGGGTCACCGAGGAACCGTATGTGGAGAGGCTTGTCCTTGTCTACCAAAACCTCGGCAATTGGTCGATGACTTATTATGCTTTGCCTGGATACACGTACTTAACCCCTGTTCTTGGCCTGCTTGCTTATGATGCGGCCAATCTATCAGCCACAAATTTGTCGGAACTGAACATTAGGGCAACTGGCAACCCTATATTGATTCATTTCGCGGATGCTGACTCTCCCCCAGCTGGGTCCTCCCCGAAGTGTGTTTGGATCAGTTTGAATGGTTCAGTCAACTTCAGCAGTCCAATTTCTGGGAGCATCTGCTCCACAGTGGAACAGGGGCATTTCTCAATCGTGGTGGAATCTATTGCCCCTTCTCCAGCTCCAGTCTCCCCTGCTCCAGTCTCTCCTGCTCCAATCCCTACAGGGGGAGGGGGAGAGGGACCTCCCGAAGCTGGGCCTCCAAGCCGTGGAAACGGTAATGGCAATAGGACGAAGGTGTGGATCATTGTGGGATCTGTGGTTGGGGGATTAGCATTGTTTGCATTGTTGGGATTCCTTGTGCTGTGGGCTCAGAAGTTCgagcagaggaagaagatgcaGCAGATGGAGAGAGCTGCAGATGTGGGAGAAGCACTGCGCATGGCCTCTGTGGGCCCTACGAAGGCACCCTCAGCAATGGTCACCCGGACTCAGCCTGTTCTTGAGACCGAATATGTCCCCTGA